A section of the Thauera chlorobenzoica genome encodes:
- a CDS encoding DUF3683 domain-containing protein yields the protein MTQRLREIPYNYTSFSDREIIIRLLGAETWSALDELRAERVTGRSARMLYEVLGDIWVVRRNPYLEDDLLTSHERRNALIGALNHRLNEIDKRRQGNDRVALLVARAREAVSDFEHWFDDTARRRKAVLKALAKHTRRDNICFDGHARVSHVTDATDWRVEYPFAVLYPDTEEEMAPLVRECITLGLTIIPRGGGTGYTGGAVPLDANSVVINTEKLLAMSAVEDTLLPGVDGPLPAPYATIRTGAGVVTERVAEAAAAAGRVFAVDPTSASASCIGGNIAMNAGGKKAVLWGTALDNLAWWKMVTPDGDWLEVERLDHNFGKIHEQETVRFRLRRFDGLSYRPLGEEILALPGASCRKVGLGKDVTDKFLGGVPGVQKEGTDGLIVAARWVLHQMPPVTRTVCLEFFGQVREAVPAIVEITDWFKPGGAGHAAGVQLAGLEHLDERYVKAVGYATKAKRHGRPKMVLIGDIVGHDEDAVMAAASAVVRMTNTRGAEGFIAVSPEQRKRFWLERSRTAAISRHTNAFKINEDVVIPLPRMGEYCDGIERINIELSIHNKLELCDTLAAFLQGELPLDLKDEIVDRDTLIADHRAQALEQIAQVRRRWQWLLDNLDVPLAEAERRFAEYSIDAGELSNRTEHPLLFHRLQDYSIRVSWKGELRPRLEHIFDGALFARILARISEIHQEVLRGRVFVALHMHAGDGNVHTNLPVNSDHYEMLQRANRAVDRIMALAKSLDGVISGEHGIGITKLDYLSDEQMAEFWAYKERVDPEGRFNRGKLMKGGNLANAYTPSFNLMGHESLIMEQTAVGEIAHDIKDCLRCGKCKPVCSTHVPRANLLYSPRNKILSTSLLIEAFLYEEQTRRGVSLAHWAEFEDVADHCTICHKCEKPCPVDIDFGDVSIKMRNLLRKEGKKSFNPGKAAAMAFLTVKDPATIKLIRAGMIEWGYKAQRWAHGLGKKFGLIQPQLAAPPATLGKPPLVAPTIRAQVIHFINKPMPGNLPKKTSRALLDIEDDKVIPVIRDPHKANGDSEAVFYFPGCGSERLFSQVGLATQAMLYHVGAHTVLPPGYLCCGYPQTSAGEDDKGQKITTDNRVLFHRVANTLNYLDIKTVIVSCGTCMDQLQKYEFDKIFPGCRLLDIHEYLMEKGVRLDGVQGVRYMYHEPCHTPMKVHPGIKVANALMGTRVDLSDRCCGESGTLAVARPDISTQVRFRKQEEIEKGAARLREDAPGAKVKILTSCPSCLQGMHRFADDAGGIEPDYIVIELARHLLGENWLPEYVAKANSGGIERVLL from the coding sequence ATGACCCAACGTCTGCGCGAAATCCCGTATAACTACACTTCATTCTCGGACCGCGAGATCATCATCCGCCTGCTCGGCGCCGAAACCTGGTCGGCGCTCGACGAGCTGCGCGCCGAACGCGTCACCGGCCGCTCGGCGCGCATGCTGTACGAGGTGCTCGGCGACATCTGGGTGGTGCGCCGCAACCCTTATCTCGAAGACGACCTGCTCACCAGCCACGAGCGCCGCAACGCGCTGATCGGCGCGCTCAACCACCGTCTCAACGAGATCGACAAGCGCCGCCAGGGCAACGACCGCGTCGCCCTGCTGGTGGCGCGCGCGCGCGAGGCGGTGTCCGACTTCGAGCACTGGTTCGACGACACCGCGCGGCGGCGCAAGGCGGTGCTCAAGGCCCTGGCAAAGCACACCCGTCGCGACAACATCTGCTTCGACGGCCACGCCCGCGTCTCTCACGTCACCGACGCCACCGACTGGCGCGTCGAATACCCCTTCGCCGTGCTCTACCCCGACACCGAAGAGGAAATGGCGCCGCTGGTGCGGGAGTGCATCACGCTCGGCCTGACCATCATCCCGCGCGGCGGCGGCACCGGCTACACCGGCGGTGCGGTGCCGCTCGATGCGAACTCGGTGGTGATCAACACCGAGAAGCTGCTCGCCATGAGCGCGGTCGAAGACACACTCCTGCCCGGGGTCGACGGTCCGCTGCCCGCGCCCTACGCCACCATCCGCACCGGCGCCGGGGTCGTCACCGAGCGCGTCGCCGAAGCCGCGGCCGCGGCCGGGCGCGTGTTCGCGGTCGACCCGACCTCGGCCAGCGCGTCGTGCATCGGCGGCAACATCGCGATGAACGCCGGCGGCAAAAAGGCCGTGCTGTGGGGCACCGCGCTCGACAACCTGGCGTGGTGGAAGATGGTCACGCCCGACGGCGACTGGCTCGAAGTCGAGCGCCTCGACCACAACTTCGGCAAGATCCACGAGCAGGAGACGGTGCGCTTCCGCCTGCGCCGCTTCGACGGCCTCAGCTACCGCCCGCTCGGCGAGGAGATCCTCGCCCTGCCGGGCGCGAGCTGTCGCAAGGTCGGCCTCGGCAAGGACGTCACCGACAAGTTCCTCGGCGGCGTCCCCGGGGTGCAGAAGGAAGGCACCGACGGTTTGATCGTCGCCGCGCGCTGGGTGCTGCACCAGATGCCGCCGGTCACCCGCACCGTGTGCCTCGAATTCTTCGGCCAGGTGCGCGAGGCGGTGCCGGCGATCGTCGAGATCACCGACTGGTTCAAGCCCGGCGGTGCCGGCCATGCCGCGGGGGTGCAGCTCGCCGGCCTCGAGCACCTCGACGAACGCTACGTCAAGGCGGTGGGCTACGCCACCAAGGCCAAGCGCCACGGCCGGCCGAAGATGGTGCTGATCGGCGACATCGTCGGCCACGACGAGGACGCGGTGATGGCCGCCGCCTCCGCCGTCGTGCGCATGACCAATACCCGCGGCGCGGAAGGCTTCATCGCCGTCAGCCCCGAGCAGCGCAAGCGCTTCTGGCTCGAGCGCAGCCGCACCGCGGCGATCTCGCGCCACACCAATGCGTTCAAGATCAACGAGGACGTCGTGATCCCGCTGCCGCGCATGGGTGAATACTGCGACGGCATCGAGCGGATCAACATCGAGCTGTCGATCCACAACAAGCTCGAACTGTGCGACACCCTGGCCGCCTTCCTGCAGGGGGAATTGCCGCTCGATCTCAAGGACGAGATCGTCGATCGCGACACCCTGATCGCCGACCACCGCGCCCAGGCACTCGAGCAGATCGCCCAGGTGCGCCGGCGCTGGCAATGGCTGCTGGACAACCTTGACGTCCCCCTCGCCGAAGCCGAACGCCGCTTCGCCGAATACAGCATCGACGCCGGCGAGCTCTCCAACCGCACCGAACATCCCCTGCTGTTCCACCGCCTGCAGGACTACTCGATCCGTGTGTCATGGAAGGGCGAGCTTCGCCCGCGGCTCGAGCACATTTTCGACGGCGCGCTGTTCGCCCGCATCCTCGCCCGCATCAGCGAAATCCACCAGGAAGTCCTGCGCGGCCGCGTCTTCGTCGCCCTCCACATGCACGCCGGCGACGGCAACGTGCACACCAATCTCCCGGTCAACTCCGACCACTACGAGATGCTGCAGCGCGCCAACCGTGCCGTCGATCGCATCATGGCGCTGGCGAAGAGCCTCGACGGGGTGATTTCCGGCGAGCACGGCATCGGCATCACCAAGCTCGACTACCTGAGCGACGAGCAGATGGCCGAGTTCTGGGCCTACAAGGAAAGGGTCGACCCGGAAGGCCGCTTCAACCGCGGCAAGCTGATGAAAGGCGGCAACCTCGCCAACGCCTACACCCCCAGCTTCAACCTGATGGGCCACGAGTCGCTGATCATGGAGCAGACCGCGGTCGGCGAGATCGCGCACGACATCAAGGACTGCCTGCGCTGCGGCAAGTGCAAGCCGGTGTGCTCGACCCATGTCCCGCGCGCCAACCTGCTGTATTCCCCGCGCAACAAGATCCTGTCGACCTCGCTGCTGATCGAAGCCTTCCTCTACGAGGAACAGACCCGGCGCGGGGTGTCGCTGGCGCACTGGGCCGAGTTCGAGGACGTCGCCGACCACTGCACGATCTGCCACAAGTGCGAAAAACCCTGCCCGGTGGACATCGACTTCGGCGACGTCTCGATCAAGATGCGCAACCTGCTGCGCAAGGAAGGCAAGAAGTCGTTCAACCCGGGCAAGGCCGCGGCGATGGCCTTCCTCACGGTGAAGGACCCGGCCACGATCAAGCTGATCCGCGCCGGCATGATCGAGTGGGGCTACAAGGCCCAGCGCTGGGCACACGGCCTGGGCAAGAAGTTCGGCCTCATCCAGCCCCAGCTCGCGGCGCCGCCGGCCACCCTCGGCAAGCCGCCACTGGTTGCACCGACGATCCGCGCCCAGGTGATCCACTTCATCAACAAGCCGATGCCGGGCAACCTGCCGAAGAAGACCAGCCGCGCCCTGCTCGACATCGAGGACGACAAGGTCATCCCGGTGATCCGCGACCCGCACAAGGCCAACGGCGATTCGGAAGCGGTGTTCTACTTCCCCGGCTGCGGCTCCGAGCGTCTGTTCAGCCAGGTCGGGCTCGCCACCCAGGCGATGCTCTACCACGTCGGCGCGCACACCGTGCTGCCGCCGGGCTACCTGTGCTGCGGCTACCCGCAGACCTCCGCCGGCGAGGACGACAAGGGCCAGAAGATCACCACCGACAACCGCGTGCTCTTCCACCGCGTCGCCAACACCCTGAACTACCTCGACATCAAGACCGTGATCGTGTCCTGCGGCACCTGCATGGACCAGCTGCAGAAGTACGAATTCGACAAGATCTTCCCCGGCTGCCGCCTGCTCGACATCCACGAGTACCTGATGGAGAAGGGGGTCAGGCTCGACGGCGTGCAGGGGGTCAGGTACATGTACCACGAGCCCTGCCACACGCCGATGAAAGTGCATCCGGGGATCAAGGTCGCCAACGCGCTGATGGGCACCCGCGTCGATCTGTCGGACCGCTGCTGCGGCGAATCCGGCACCCTGGCAGTGGCCCGCCCCGACATCTCGACCCAGGTGCGCTTCCGCAAGCAGGAGGAAATCGAGAAGGGCGCGGCCAGGCTCCGCGAGGACGCCCCGGGGGCGAAGGTGAAGATCCTCACCTCCTGCCCGAGCTGCCTGCAGGGCATGCACCGCTTCGCCGACGACGCCGGGGGCATCGAGCCCGACTACATCGTCATCGAACTGGCACGCCACCTGCTGGGCGAGAACTGGTTGCCCGAGTACGTCGCCAAGGCCAACAGCGGCGGCATCGAGCGCGTGCTGCTGTAA
- a CDS encoding YqaA family protein produces MPGTELAALGGLALAAFLAATLLPGGSEVVLAGLVALRPELTFQALLVATLANTAGGMSTYLLGRIVPRKEVPSRLAVVHRWGSLCLLLSWVPLIGDALCAAAGVLRLNGLACLLWMAAGKGLRYAAVVWAAS; encoded by the coding sequence ATGCCCGGCACTGAGCTGGCCGCACTCGGCGGGCTGGCGCTGGCGGCCTTCCTCGCCGCCACCCTGCTACCCGGCGGATCGGAGGTGGTGCTCGCCGGGCTCGTCGCCCTCCGCCCCGAGCTCACGTTCCAGGCGCTGCTTGTCGCCACGCTGGCCAACACCGCCGGCGGGATGAGCACCTACCTCCTCGGCCGCATCGTGCCGCGCAAGGAAGTGCCGTCACGGCTCGCCGTCGTGCACCGCTGGGGCAGCCTTTGCCTGCTGCTGTCGTGGGTGCCGCTGATCGGCGATGCCCTGTGCGCCGCAGCCGGCGTGCTGCGCCTGAACGGGCTGGCCTGCCTGCTATGGATGGCGGCCGGCAAGGGCCTGCGCTACGCTGCCGTGGTGTGGGCGGCATCCTGA
- a CDS encoding PsiF family protein, with protein MKTILSAVAASLALSVLLPAQAWANPQHERMKRCNAEAKTQALKGEERKAFMSTCLKGKHEGSAVQAEAGAGQPAPAGQAPEAAKPVAAAASAPPVTAAAAAGEVKAVDDQARATACNQSATEQSLKGAKRKAFVSECLKG; from the coding sequence ATGAAGACCATTCTGTCCGCTGTCGCCGCAAGTCTTGCGTTGTCCGTGCTGCTGCCTGCGCAGGCCTGGGCCAACCCCCAGCATGAGCGCATGAAGCGCTGCAATGCGGAGGCGAAAACACAGGCCCTGAAGGGCGAAGAGCGCAAGGCGTTCATGAGCACCTGCCTGAAAGGGAAGCACGAGGGGAGCGCGGTGCAGGCCGAAGCCGGCGCGGGCCAGCCGGCGCCTGCCGGGCAAGCGCCGGAGGCGGCGAAACCCGTCGCCGCTGCGGCCTCGGCGCCGCCAGTGACGGCCGCCGCCGCTGCGGGGGAGGTAAAGGCGGTCGATGACCAGGCCAGGGCGACGGCGTGCAACCAGTCGGCAACCGAGCAATCGCTCAAGGGTGCCAAGCGCAAGGCTTTCGTCAGTGAGTGCCTGAAAGGCTGA